The following are from one region of the Bradyrhizobium septentrionale genome:
- a CDS encoding ABC transporter ATP-binding protein, with the protein MSAVSATTPLLAVRGVRAAYGRIEALKGVDIEINAGEIVALIGANGAGKSTLMMTIFGRPRARAGRIEFDGNDITGVPTHEIARLRIAQSPEGRRIFPRMSVAENLQMGADATECSDAERASGLERVFALFPRLKERVAQRGGTLSGGEQQMLAIGRALMSRPRLLMLDEPSLGLAPLIARQIFDAIRTLNRQDGLTVLIVEQNANHALKLAHRGYVMVNGLITLAGTGAELLQRPEIRAAYLEGGRRG; encoded by the coding sequence GTGAGCGCAGTATCGGCAACCACCCCTCTCCTCGCGGTGCGCGGCGTGCGTGCGGCTTACGGCAGGATCGAGGCGCTGAAGGGCGTCGACATCGAGATCAATGCCGGCGAGATCGTTGCCCTGATCGGCGCCAATGGCGCCGGCAAGTCGACGCTGATGATGACGATCTTCGGCCGGCCGCGCGCCCGCGCCGGCCGGATCGAATTCGACGGCAATGACATCACCGGCGTGCCGACCCACGAGATCGCGCGGCTGCGCATCGCGCAATCGCCCGAGGGCCGGCGAATCTTTCCGCGCATGAGCGTCGCGGAAAACCTGCAGATGGGCGCCGATGCCACCGAATGCAGCGACGCCGAACGCGCGAGCGGGCTGGAGCGCGTGTTTGCGCTATTTCCGCGGCTGAAGGAGCGCGTCGCGCAGCGCGGCGGCACGCTGTCGGGCGGCGAGCAGCAGATGCTGGCGATCGGCCGCGCCTTGATGAGCCGGCCGCGGCTGTTGATGCTGGATGAGCCTTCGCTGGGGCTCGCGCCGCTGATCGCGCGGCAAATCTTCGACGCCATCCGCACGCTGAACCGGCAGGACGGCCTCACCGTCCTGATCGTCGAGCAGAACGCCAACCATGCGCTGAAGCTCGCCCATCGCGGCTATGTCATGGTCAACGGCCTGATCACGCTGGCCGGAACCGGCGCCGAATTGCTGCAGCGCCCGGAAATCCGCGCCGCCTATCTGGAAGGCGGCCGCCGCGGCTAG
- a CDS encoding P1 family peptidase: MKNLLTDIAGVSVGHADDTVIASGVTAILFERPAVASIDVRGGGPGTREDALLSPHNVVEAIDAITLSGGSALGLDAAGGVQAWLAERGRGFRVRDAVIPIVPGAICFDLLNGGNKAWGRFPPYRDLGYAAANAASDTFELGSVGAGMGATTANLKGGLGSASDVTDDGVKVAALAVVNAVGSVTVGGGPWFWAAPFEVDSEFGGRGLPPSFTQDMLKVRLKGGADATAAENTTLVVVVTDAQLTKPQARRLAMIAQTGMARAIYPVHAPLDGDVVFAAATGAKPIDPLFGLTKLGAIAANTVARAIARGVHSATALPFPGALPSWRDRFG; the protein is encoded by the coding sequence GTGAAAAACCTTCTCACCGATATTGCCGGCGTCAGCGTCGGCCATGCCGACGACACGGTGATCGCTTCCGGCGTCACCGCCATTCTGTTCGAGCGGCCGGCTGTCGCCTCGATCGATGTCCGCGGCGGCGGTCCCGGCACCCGCGAGGACGCCCTCCTTTCCCCCCATAACGTCGTCGAGGCGATCGACGCCATCACGCTGTCGGGCGGCTCCGCGCTCGGGCTCGATGCCGCAGGCGGCGTGCAGGCCTGGCTCGCCGAGCGCGGCCGCGGCTTTCGCGTCCGCGACGCGGTGATCCCGATCGTGCCCGGCGCGATCTGCTTCGATCTGCTCAACGGCGGCAATAAGGCGTGGGGGCGCTTTCCGCCCTATCGCGACCTCGGCTATGCGGCTGCGAATGCCGCCTCTGACACCTTCGAGCTCGGCAGCGTCGGCGCCGGCATGGGCGCGACCACCGCCAATTTGAAAGGCGGCCTCGGCTCGGCGTCTGACGTGACCGACGACGGCGTCAAGGTCGCGGCGCTCGCGGTGGTCAACGCGGTCGGCAGCGTGACGGTCGGCGGCGGCCCGTGGTTCTGGGCGGCGCCGTTCGAGGTCGATAGCGAGTTCGGCGGCCGCGGCCTGCCGCCGTCGTTCACGCAGGACATGCTGAAGGTGCGGCTCAAGGGCGGCGCGGACGCCACCGCTGCCGAGAACACCACGCTGGTCGTGGTCGTGACCGATGCGCAGCTGACCAAGCCGCAGGCGCGGCGCCTTGCGATGATCGCGCAGACCGGCATGGCGCGCGCGATCTATCCGGTGCACGCTCCGCTCGATGGCGATGTGGTGTTTGCCGCCGCGACCGGCGCCAAGCCGATCGATCCGCTGTTCGGGCTGACCAAGCTCGGTGCGATCGCGGCCAACACGGTGGCGCGCGCGATCGCCCGCGGCGTCCATTCGGCGACCGCCCTGCCCTTCCCCGGCGCGCTGCCGAGCTGGCGGGACAGGTTTGGTT
- the livM gene encoding high-affinity branched-chain amino acid ABC transporter permease LivM, giving the protein MSATSARPSPAAQPSGGAFILKKALISAAVALVLFSLMIGVRTEAGPQGGLIYWTRFGDLAAMVGTVFGGSIIVELLRQWWGPIDKDRIVPKPVQSAMSFAGRWLAPALLVFAFLVPVIFYNQRYILDLSILVLTYVMLGWGLNVVVGLAGLLDLGYVAFYAVGAYSYALLATNFGLSFWVCLPLAGILAAFWGVLLGFPVLRLRGDYLAIVTLAFGEIIRLVIINWQSLTGGPNGVSGIPRPTMFGIPLTPGDDGLAARLGIEFSPTHRLVFLFYLILAMALLTNWVTIRLRRLPIGRAWEALREDEVACRALGINTTTTKLTAFATGAMFGGLAGAFFATRQGFISPESFTFQESALVLAIVVLGGMGSQLGVALAALTMIGGFELFRGFDQYRMLVFGMAMVVLMIWRPRGLIGHRAPTVFLERNQAISSDLVKEGHG; this is encoded by the coding sequence GTGAGCGCGACCTCAGCCCGCCCATCGCCCGCCGCGCAGCCCTCGGGCGGCGCCTTCATTCTCAAGAAAGCCCTGATCAGCGCCGCCGTCGCGCTGGTGCTGTTCTCGCTGATGATCGGCGTGCGCACCGAGGCCGGACCGCAAGGCGGCCTGATCTACTGGACGCGGTTCGGCGACCTCGCCGCCATGGTCGGCACCGTATTCGGCGGCAGCATCATCGTCGAGCTGCTGCGGCAATGGTGGGGGCCGATCGACAAGGACCGCATCGTGCCGAAACCGGTGCAATCAGCGATGTCGTTCGCCGGACGATGGCTCGCCCCCGCGCTGCTGGTGTTCGCCTTCCTCGTGCCGGTCATCTTCTACAACCAGCGCTACATTCTCGACCTTTCGATCCTGGTCCTGACCTATGTGATGCTGGGATGGGGATTGAACGTCGTGGTCGGCCTCGCCGGACTGCTCGACCTCGGCTATGTCGCCTTCTATGCGGTCGGCGCCTATTCCTACGCCCTGCTGGCCACCAATTTCGGATTGTCGTTCTGGGTCTGCCTGCCGCTCGCCGGTATCCTGGCGGCGTTCTGGGGCGTGCTGCTCGGCTTCCCGGTGCTGCGGCTGCGCGGCGACTATCTCGCGATCGTGACGCTCGCCTTCGGCGAGATCATCCGCCTCGTCATCATCAACTGGCAGAGCCTGACCGGCGGCCCCAACGGCGTCTCGGGGATTCCGCGCCCGACCATGTTCGGCATTCCGCTGACGCCGGGCGATGATGGGCTCGCCGCCAGGCTCGGCATCGAGTTTTCGCCGACCCACCGCCTCGTCTTCCTGTTCTATCTGATCCTGGCGATGGCGCTGCTCACCAACTGGGTGACGATCCGGCTGCGGCGGCTGCCGATCGGCCGCGCCTGGGAGGCGCTGCGCGAGGACGAGGTCGCCTGCCGCGCGCTCGGCATCAACACCACGACCACCAAGCTGACGGCGTTCGCGACGGGAGCGATGTTCGGCGGCCTCGCCGGCGCGTTCTTCGCCACGCGGCAGGGCTTCATCAGTCCGGAATCCTTCACCTTCCAGGAATCGGCGCTGGTGCTGGCGATCGTCGTGCTCGGCGGCATGGGCTCGCAGCTCGGCGTCGCGCTCGCCGCGCTGACCATGATCGGCGGCTTCGAACTGTTCCGCGGCTTCGATCAATACCGCATGCTGGTGTTCGGCATGGCCATGGTGGTGTTGATGATCTGGCGGCCGCGTGGGCTGATCGGCCATCGCGCGCCGACCGTGTTCCTGGAACGCAACCAGGCGATCTCGTCCGACCTCGTCAAGGAGGGCCACGGATGA
- a CDS encoding branched-chain amino acid ABC transporter substrate-binding protein: MKSLKLIGLALGASFALSASAFAQDITIAVAGPMTGSESAFGRQMKNGAEQAVADINAAGGVLGKKLALESNDDACDPKQARSIAEKIGSSKIPFVAGHFCSSSSIPASEAYADANVLQITPASTNPLFTERKLWNVARVCGRDDQQGLVAADYIAKAYKGKNIAILNDKTTYGKGLADETKKALNKAGITEKVNESYNKGDKDFNAIVSRLKKESIDLVYVGGYHQEAGLILRQMRDQGLQAVLMAGDAMNDKEFASIAGPAAEGTLFTFGPDPRNKPTAKAIVEKFKAKNIDPEGYTLYTYAAMQVWTQAAAKAKTTDAKKVMETIKAGEWDTVLGKMAFDAKGDIKAIDYVVYKWDAKGNYTEINPKGS, from the coding sequence ATGAAATCACTGAAGCTGATCGGCCTGGCATTGGGCGCTTCGTTCGCATTATCGGCGAGCGCGTTCGCGCAAGACATCACGATCGCCGTCGCGGGCCCGATGACGGGCTCCGAATCCGCTTTCGGCCGGCAGATGAAGAACGGCGCCGAACAGGCAGTCGCCGACATCAACGCCGCCGGCGGCGTGCTCGGCAAGAAGCTCGCGCTGGAATCCAATGACGACGCCTGCGATCCGAAGCAGGCGCGCTCGATCGCGGAAAAGATCGGCTCCTCGAAGATCCCGTTCGTGGCCGGCCATTTCTGCTCGTCGTCCTCGATCCCGGCCTCCGAGGCCTATGCCGACGCCAACGTGCTGCAAATCACCCCGGCCTCGACCAACCCGCTGTTCACCGAGCGCAAGCTCTGGAACGTGGCGCGGGTCTGCGGCCGTGACGACCAGCAGGGCCTCGTCGCCGCCGACTACATCGCGAAGGCCTACAAGGGCAAGAACATCGCGATCCTGAACGACAAGACCACCTACGGCAAAGGCCTCGCCGACGAGACCAAGAAGGCGCTCAACAAGGCCGGCATCACCGAGAAGGTCAACGAGTCCTACAACAAGGGCGACAAGGACTTCAACGCGATCGTCTCGCGCCTGAAGAAGGAGAGCATCGATCTGGTCTATGTCGGCGGCTACCATCAGGAAGCCGGCCTGATCCTGCGCCAGATGCGTGACCAGGGCCTGCAGGCGGTGCTGATGGCGGGCGACGCCATGAACGACAAGGAGTTCGCCTCGATCGCCGGCCCGGCCGCTGAAGGCACGCTGTTCACCTTCGGTCCCGACCCGCGCAACAAGCCGACCGCGAAGGCGATCGTCGAGAAGTTCAAGGCCAAGAACATCGATCCCGAAGGCTACACGCTCTACACCTACGCGGCGATGCAGGTCTGGACCCAGGCTGCGGCCAAGGCCAAGACCACCGACGCCAAGAAGGTGATGGAGACCATCAAGGCCGGCGAGTGGGACACCGTGCTCGGCAAGATGGCCTTCGACGCCAAGGGCGACATCAAGGCGATCGACTACGTCGTCTACAAGTGGGACGCCAAGGGCAATTACACCGAGATCAATCCGAAGGGCTCCTGA
- a CDS encoding ABC transporter permease subunit: MDYFAQQLINGLVLGSIYGLIAIGYTMVYGIVGMINFAHGDIFMIGGFIALISFLVLVSLGLTAIPLILLIVLLVSMAITALYGWTIERIAYRPLRHSFRLAPMLSAIGMSFVLTNFSQVSQGARVKPVPPIITGGYTLHEGPAGFAVQLSNVQIMVVLATIVVLALFTWLVSRTRLGRDMRACEQDQTMAALLGVDVDRTISMTFVIGAALAAVAGMMYLLYYGLVDFFMGFVAGIKAFTAAVLGGIGSLPGAMLGGLAIGLIETMWSAYFSVEYKDVAAFSILIVVLIFMPTGLLGRPEVEKV, translated from the coding sequence ATGGATTATTTCGCCCAGCAACTGATCAACGGCCTCGTGCTCGGTTCGATCTACGGCCTGATCGCCATCGGCTACACGATGGTCTACGGCATCGTCGGCATGATCAACTTCGCCCACGGCGACATCTTCATGATCGGCGGCTTCATCGCGCTGATCTCCTTCCTGGTGCTGGTGTCGCTCGGCCTCACCGCGATCCCCCTCATCCTGCTGATCGTGCTGCTGGTCTCGATGGCGATCACCGCGCTCTATGGCTGGACCATCGAGCGCATCGCCTATCGTCCCTTGCGGCATTCGTTCCGCCTGGCGCCGATGCTGTCGGCAATCGGCATGTCGTTCGTGCTGACCAACTTCTCGCAGGTGTCGCAGGGCGCGCGGGTGAAGCCGGTGCCGCCGATCATCACCGGCGGCTACACGCTGCATGAAGGCCCGGCGGGATTTGCCGTGCAGCTCTCCAACGTCCAGATCATGGTCGTGCTCGCCACCATCGTGGTGCTTGCGCTGTTCACCTGGCTGGTGTCGCGCACCCGGCTCGGACGCGACATGCGCGCCTGCGAGCAGGACCAGACCATGGCCGCGCTGCTCGGCGTCGACGTCGACCGCACCATCTCGATGACCTTCGTGATCGGCGCCGCGCTCGCCGCCGTCGCCGGCATGATGTACCTGCTGTATTACGGCCTGGTCGATTTCTTCATGGGCTTCGTCGCCGGCATCAAGGCGTTCACCGCCGCGGTGCTCGGCGGTATCGGCTCGCTGCCGGGCGCGATGCTCGGCGGGCTCGCGATCGGCCTGATCGAGACGATGTGGTCGGCCTATTTCTCCGTGGAGTACAAGGACGTCGCCGCGTTCTCGATCCTGATCGTGGTGCTGATCTTCATGCCGACCGGCCTGCTTGGCCGTCCCGAAGTCGAAAAAGTCTGA
- a CDS encoding ABC transporter ATP-binding protein — MSADHILSVDRLMMRFGGIVAVNELSFAAERRKITALIGPNGAGKTTVFNCITGFYRPSGGTIRLTHDDGRSIQLERLNDFRISKQAKVARTFQNIRLFPGMTALENLMVAQHNALMRASGLTLLGLLGLPSWREAEQRAIELARTWLERVGLLDRADDAAGNLPYGDQRRLEIARAMCTEPALLCLDEPAAGLNARESGGLNELLLSIRNEQGTSILLIEHDMSVVMEISDHVVVMDYGVKIAEGTPQAVRDDPKVIAAYLGADEEEAIAVMESGT; from the coding sequence ATGAGCGCCGACCACATCCTCAGCGTCGACCGCCTGATGATGCGCTTCGGCGGCATCGTCGCGGTCAACGAACTCTCCTTCGCGGCCGAGCGGCGCAAGATCACCGCGCTGATCGGGCCGAACGGCGCCGGCAAGACCACCGTCTTCAACTGCATCACCGGTTTCTACCGGCCGAGCGGCGGCACAATCCGCCTCACCCACGACGACGGCCGCAGCATCCAGCTCGAGCGGCTGAACGATTTCCGCATCTCCAAGCAGGCCAAGGTGGCCCGCACGTTCCAGAACATCCGGTTGTTTCCCGGCATGACCGCGCTGGAAAATCTGATGGTCGCCCAGCACAACGCGCTGATGCGCGCCTCGGGCCTGACCCTGCTCGGCCTGCTCGGTCTGCCATCCTGGCGCGAGGCCGAGCAGCGCGCCATCGAACTGGCGCGGACCTGGCTCGAGCGCGTCGGCCTGCTCGACCGCGCCGACGATGCCGCGGGCAATTTGCCCTATGGCGACCAGCGGCGGCTCGAGATCGCGCGCGCGATGTGCACCGAGCCTGCGCTGCTCTGCCTCGACGAGCCGGCGGCGGGGTTGAACGCGCGCGAGAGCGGCGGGCTCAACGAGCTCCTGCTGTCGATCCGCAACGAACAGGGCACCTCGATCCTGCTGATCGAGCACGACATGTCGGTGGTGATGGAGATCTCCGATCACGTCGTGGTCATGGACTATGGCGTCAAGATCGCCGAGGGCACGCCGCAGGCCGTGCGCGACGACCCCAAGGTGATCGCCGCCTATCTCGGCGCCGACGAGGAAGAGGCGATCGCCGTGATGGAGAGCGGCACGTGA